One region of Maylandia zebra isolate NMK-2024a linkage group LG10, Mzebra_GT3a, whole genome shotgun sequence genomic DNA includes:
- the slc25a35 gene encoding solute carrier family 25 member 35, which yields MDFVLSGVAACGACVFTNPLEVVKTRMQLQGELKSRGSYHVYYRNVFHAFYTIGKVEGLVGLQKGLVPGLCYQFFMNGVRLGSYAIIESSGYIHTNGRVNAVKTTVAGAMAGVVGAVMGSPIYLVKTHLQSQATSSIAVGHQYKHQGMTHALVAIYRNHGILGLWRGSSAAVPRVSVGSAAQLSTFSSSKELVIDLQVFPVNSWLVALSAGMISSVVVVLAMTPFDVVSTRLYNQPVDHLGKGQLYKGFTDCFSKTLKKEGLTGLYKGLGASYFRLGPHTILSLFFWDELRKFYQPFR from the exons ATGGATTTCGTGCTGAGCGGAGTGGCGGCATGCGGCGCTTGTGTGTTCACCAACCCGCTGGAGGTCGTCAAAACTCGCATGCAACTTCAGGGAGAGCTAAAGAGCCGCGGATCCTACCATGTGTATTATCGCAACGTCTTCCACGCTTTTTATACTATCGGCAAAGTGGAAGGACTAGTGGGATTACAGAAAGGATTAGTACCCGGGCTATGCTATCAGTTTTTTATGAATGGAGTCAGGCTCGGGTCGTACGCCATCATAGAGTCCTCGGGTTACATCCACACCAATGGAAGGGTCAACGCTGTCAAAACCACAGTAGCAGGGGCTATGGCTGGAGTGGTGGGGGCTGTGATGGGGAGCCCCATATACTTG GTGAAGACTCACCTGCAGAGTCAGGCCACCTCCTCTATCGCTGTTGGTCATCAGTACAAGCACCAG GGGATGACCCACGCCCTGGTTGCCATCTACAGAAATCATGGCATTCTGGGACTGTGGAGGGGCTCTAGCGCTGCAGTGCCGAGGGTCAGCGTGGGGTCGGCCGCTCAGCTGTccaccttctcctcctccaaGGAGCTCGTCATTGACCTGCAG GTGTTTCCAGTGAACAGCTGGCTGGTGGCCCTCAGCGCCGGCATGATCAGTAgtgtggtggtggtgctggCTATGACTCCTTTTGATGTGGTGAGCACGCGGCTCTACAACCAGCCCGTGGATCATTTGGGCAAG GGTCAGCTCTATAAAGGATTTACTGACTGCTTTTCCAAAACCCTGAAGAAGGAGGGATTGACGGGGCTTTACAAAGGCCTGGGAGCGTCTTATTTCCGACTCGGTCCACACACCATTCTTTCGTTGTTTTTCTGGGATGAACTGCGCAAATTCTACCAGCCGTTCAGATAA